The Gilliamella apicola genome window below encodes:
- a CDS encoding heavy metal translocating P-type ATPase: MKTVEYNFFVEDMSCASCVSRVEKALKKIDGVIDVSVNLATEKATVNTNANVELETLMSAVDKAGYHAVKINDQQTHIKDAEKQASLWPIIISVLLAIPFVLPMLLEPFGIHLMMPAWLQLVIASIVQFGLGAKFYRSGFNAVKALSGNMDLLVAIGTSAAYGLSLYQWIIGNNDHLYFESSVVIITLILIGKWLESRAKHQTTQAIEALSALRPDVALVRRGDQDISLPINQVVVGDVVIVKPGERIPVDGIVIEGASSSDESMLTGESFPVNKTVNDIVTGGTINGEGLLIVKTTAIQADSTLSKIINMVESAQAKKAPIQRIVDRISAIFVPVILLIALITLLAWGVISQDWQQALLHAVAVLVIACPCALGLATPTTIMVGTGVAARHGILIKDAEALETLHNVNTVAFDKTGTLTIGKPELVEMDVIGTQTPEQILAIAASLQAGSEHPLAKAILKKAKQYSYARNITSVTGSGVMATIDNTEYYLGSLRWMKSLNAHFVDMDDKINELTNKGYTISFLAKQQLEANVVILALFGFSDVIKEEAKTAITALHQLNVKTVMLTGDNQQAANYVGQQLNLDKVIAEVLPQDKANYIYQLQKESQNNNNSDSNHKVAMVGDGINDAPALAAADIGIAMGTGTDVAMHAASITLMRGNLFLIADAIDISRRTYNKIKQNLFWAFFYNLIGIPLAALGFLNPMIAGAAMALSSVSVVTNALLLKRWKARSEPK; encoded by the coding sequence ATGAAAACAGTTGAATACAATTTTTTTGTTGAGGATATGAGCTGCGCATCATGCGTTAGTCGAGTTGAGAAAGCGCTAAAAAAGATTGATGGTGTGATTGATGTCAGTGTTAATCTTGCTACAGAAAAAGCAACCGTTAACACTAATGCCAATGTTGAATTAGAAACATTAATGTCGGCAGTAGACAAAGCAGGTTATCATGCAGTTAAAATTAACGATCAACAAACTCATATTAAGGATGCTGAGAAACAAGCATCGCTTTGGCCGATTATTATCTCTGTTTTGTTAGCGATACCTTTTGTTCTGCCTATGTTACTTGAACCCTTCGGGATACATTTGATGATGCCCGCTTGGTTACAATTGGTAATTGCGTCGATTGTTCAATTTGGGTTAGGCGCTAAATTTTATCGCAGCGGTTTCAATGCCGTTAAAGCATTGTCCGGTAATATGGATTTACTGGTCGCTATTGGTACTAGTGCTGCTTATGGCTTATCACTGTATCAGTGGATTATCGGTAATAATGATCACCTTTATTTTGAGTCGTCAGTTGTTATTATTACTTTAATCTTGATTGGTAAATGGTTAGAGTCAAGAGCGAAACATCAAACGACCCAAGCTATCGAAGCACTGTCTGCCTTACGACCTGATGTTGCTTTAGTTAGGCGGGGCGATCAAGATATAAGCTTACCCATTAACCAAGTTGTTGTTGGTGATGTAGTGATAGTAAAGCCAGGTGAGCGAATTCCTGTTGACGGTATCGTGATTGAAGGTGCATCAAGTAGTGATGAGTCGATGTTAACTGGTGAAAGTTTTCCAGTCAACAAAACGGTTAATGATATTGTCACAGGTGGTACTATTAATGGTGAAGGGTTATTAATAGTAAAAACAACAGCAATTCAGGCTGATTCTACTTTGTCAAAGATTATTAACATGGTAGAGTCAGCTCAAGCTAAAAAAGCACCCATTCAGCGAATTGTAGATCGAATTAGCGCGATTTTTGTACCTGTGATTTTATTGATTGCGCTTATTACATTACTTGCATGGGGCGTGATTTCTCAGGATTGGCAACAAGCTTTACTTCATGCTGTCGCGGTGTTAGTGATTGCTTGCCCATGTGCTTTAGGACTAGCAACACCAACGACAATTATGGTGGGTACTGGTGTTGCGGCTCGTCATGGTATTTTGATCAAAGATGCGGAAGCTCTCGAAACATTACACAACGTTAATACCGTAGCGTTCGATAAAACAGGAACTTTAACCATTGGTAAACCTGAATTGGTTGAAATGGATGTGATAGGAACACAAACCCCTGAGCAAATATTAGCGATTGCCGCATCATTACAAGCTGGTAGTGAGCACCCACTAGCAAAAGCAATTCTAAAAAAAGCAAAACAGTATAGTTATGCTCGAAATATTACTTCTGTAACAGGTTCGGGTGTCATGGCAACAATTGATAATACTGAATACTATTTAGGTAGTTTGCGTTGGATGAAATCATTAAACGCCCATTTTGTGGATATGGACGATAAAATTAATGAACTAACTAATAAAGGTTATACGATTTCATTTTTAGCAAAACAACAGTTAGAAGCAAACGTTGTGATATTAGCTCTATTTGGCTTTTCAGATGTCATAAAAGAAGAAGCAAAAACTGCGATTACAGCACTGCATCAGCTAAATGTTAAAACGGTAATGTTAACCGGAGACAATCAACAAGCTGCTAATTATGTAGGACAGCAATTAAATTTAGATAAAGTTATTGCAGAAGTTTTACCGCAAGATAAAGCGAATTATATTTATCAATTACAAAAAGAAAGTCAAAACAATAACAATAGTGATAGCAATCATAAGGTTGCAATGGTAGGTGACGGTATTAATGATGCACCAGCTTTAGCTGCGGCTGATATTGGTATTGCAATGGGTACGGGAACCGATGTAGCAATGCATGCGGCCAGTATTACTTTAATGCGTGGCAATCTGTTTTTAATTGCTGATGCTATTGATATCTCTCGAAGAACCTATAATAAAATTAAACAGAATTTATTTTGGGCCTTCTTCTATAATTTAATTGGTATTCCACTTGCTGCTTTAGGTTTCTTAAATCCAATGATAGCTGGTGCTGCTATGGCACTTAGCAGTGTAAGTGTGGTGACTAATGCTTTATTGTTAAAACGATGGAAAGCTCGTTCTGAGCCAAAATGA
- the tilS gene encoding tRNA lysidine(34) synthetase TilS, whose amino-acid sequence MKHQNQAKTKSNIEQTILQHLNGRQSLLVAFSGGVDSTVLMHALVTLKQQLQNLQLRAIYIHHGLSENADSWAEHCQQQCHTWQVPLIIEKVKLDRSAGNIEEQAREARYQAIYRHLKNNEFLCTAQHLDDQCETFFLALKRGSGPAGLSAMPLENGQHLRPLLTISRQEIEQYANQHQLSWIEDESNQDDHYDRNFLRLNVLPTLNQRWPHFSQMVARSAELCQQQEILLNELLLADFKLITTPEGRLYLTPLYNYSNYKRNAILRMWFRSKQINMPSQKQLSLIWQTVALAKEDANPQFILHNWQIRRYQNRLYLLPLYQDIEQQILPWDLSTSLTLPDNLGVLQPNYQTDLTCRLPQKEETVSVRFHAQGQFQIVQRKGSRSIKKLWQEHHIPPWMRTRIPLIYYNEQLITAVGIFVTEQGKGSQVGFTLSNTL is encoded by the coding sequence ATGAAGCATCAAAACCAAGCTAAGACTAAAAGTAATATAGAACAAACCATTTTACAACACCTAAACGGTCGGCAATCGCTACTCGTTGCCTTTAGTGGTGGCGTTGATTCGACCGTATTAATGCATGCATTAGTCACGCTAAAGCAACAATTGCAAAATTTACAACTTAGAGCCATTTATATTCACCATGGTTTAAGCGAAAACGCTGATAGTTGGGCTGAACATTGCCAGCAACAATGCCATACTTGGCAAGTTCCTTTGATTATTGAAAAAGTCAAACTTGATAGATCAGCGGGCAATATTGAAGAACAAGCTAGAGAAGCTCGATACCAAGCTATTTATCGACATTTAAAAAATAATGAGTTTTTATGTACAGCCCAGCACCTTGATGATCAATGTGAAACGTTCTTTTTAGCGTTAAAGCGTGGAAGTGGTCCAGCGGGCTTATCCGCTATGCCACTTGAAAATGGTCAGCATCTTAGACCACTACTAACGATATCTCGTCAAGAGATTGAACAGTACGCCAATCAGCACCAATTAAGTTGGATAGAAGATGAAAGTAATCAAGATGATCATTACGATCGCAACTTTTTACGTTTAAATGTTCTACCAACACTTAACCAACGTTGGCCTCATTTTTCACAAATGGTTGCTCGCAGTGCCGAATTATGTCAACAGCAAGAAATACTACTTAACGAGCTACTGTTAGCTGATTTTAAACTCATTACAACACCTGAAGGGCGGTTATATTTAACACCGTTATATAACTATTCAAACTACAAACGTAATGCTATATTGCGCATGTGGTTTCGATCTAAACAGATCAATATGCCAAGCCAAAAACAGTTATCACTAATTTGGCAAACAGTAGCTTTAGCAAAAGAAGACGCTAATCCACAATTTATTTTGCATAATTGGCAAATTCGCCGATATCAAAACCGGCTCTATTTGTTGCCTTTATATCAAGATATCGAACAGCAAATCTTGCCTTGGGATCTAAGTACATCGCTAACCTTGCCGGATAATTTAGGCGTATTACAGCCCAATTATCAAACCGATTTAACTTGCCGTTTACCGCAAAAAGAGGAAACTGTTTCAGTTCGTTTTCATGCACAAGGTCAATTTCAAATTGTTCAGCGCAAAGGATCACGATCGATAAAAAAACTGTGGCAAGAACATCATATTCCGCCTTGGATGCGTACCCGTATTCCTTTAATTTATTATAATGAACAATTAATTACTGCCGTTGGGATATTTGTAACCGAACAAGGTAAGGGTTCACAAGTTGGGTTTACCCTGAGTAATACTCTATAA
- the metC gene encoding cystathionine beta-lyase: MSLQTELVHAGRKKRYTQGAVNSVIQRASSLVFDSLEAKKEAMENRAKGALFYGRRGTLTHFALQDAMAEIEGGAGCYLYPCGAAAIANTILAFVKKGDHILVSEASYEPTQEFCEHILKDFGVETDYFSPLIGRYITNYIQPNTKVVFLESPSSITMEVHDVPAIVKAIRSVNPEIVIMMDNTWGAGVLFKALEHNVDISIQSGTKYLIGHSDAMLGTAVANQRCWDTLRERSYLMGQMCDADTAYMAARGLRTLAVRLKQHHESSLKVANWLANHPKVATVNHPALASCKGHEFFKRDFSGASGLFSFVLKDHLSDIQLSDFLDNMTHFSMAYSWGGFESLILANQPEDLVKIRPVSGVDFTGTLIRLHIGLEDSDDLIADLAAGLDRIKLHKNKVNALQSLV, from the coding sequence ATGTCATTACAAACAGAATTAGTTCATGCCGGTCGAAAAAAACGTTATACCCAAGGAGCAGTCAACTCAGTTATTCAGCGAGCATCATCTCTGGTCTTTGACTCATTAGAAGCCAAAAAAGAGGCAATGGAAAATCGAGCTAAAGGAGCGCTATTTTATGGTCGTCGTGGCACACTAACTCATTTTGCCTTGCAAGATGCAATGGCCGAAATTGAAGGTGGCGCAGGTTGTTACCTTTATCCATGTGGTGCAGCAGCCATTGCTAATACCATTTTAGCTTTTGTAAAAAAAGGCGATCATATCCTTGTGTCAGAAGCCAGTTACGAACCAACACAAGAATTTTGTGAACATATATTAAAAGATTTTGGGGTTGAAACGGATTATTTTTCACCTTTGATTGGACGGTATATTACCAATTATATCCAACCGAATACAAAAGTCGTGTTTCTTGAATCACCAAGTTCCATTACTATGGAAGTACATGATGTACCAGCTATAGTTAAAGCGATTCGCAGTGTTAATCCAGAAATTGTTATTATGATGGATAATACATGGGGAGCAGGTGTTTTATTTAAAGCCTTAGAGCATAATGTTGATATTTCAATTCAATCTGGTACAAAATATCTAATCGGACATTCCGACGCAATGCTAGGCACAGCCGTTGCCAATCAACGTTGTTGGGATACCTTACGTGAACGTTCTTATTTAATGGGACAAATGTGTGATGCAGATACCGCCTATATGGCAGCTCGTGGATTACGAACTCTAGCGGTTAGACTCAAGCAACATCACGAAAGCAGTTTAAAAGTGGCAAACTGGTTAGCCAATCATCCTAAAGTTGCAACCGTTAATCACCCTGCATTAGCAAGTTGTAAAGGGCATGAGTTTTTTAAACGCGATTTTAGCGGTGCTAGTGGCTTATTTTCATTTGTACTTAAAGATCATTTAAGTGATATTCAATTGTCTGATTTTTTAGATAATATGACTCACTTTTCAATGGCTTATTCATGGGGTGGATTTGAATCATTAATTTTAGCCAATCAACCTGAAGATCTAGTAAAAATACGACCAGTATCCGGTGTTGATTTCACAGGTACATTAATCCGATTACATATTGGTCTTGAAGATTCTGATGATTTAATTGCTGATCTTGCTGCAGGCTTAGATAGAATCAAATTACATAAAAACAAAGTTAATGCATTACAAAGTTTAGTGTAA
- a CDS encoding 4'-phosphopantetheinyl transferase family protein, which yields MLIVQLAHLDTVEVNYSLLSKQIIHDAELFNGRRKKQFLVCRSILASLLNQYCQIAILPTMVIGDNNRPCFLERNLPDFNISHSQDWVAVAISLDGRVGLDIEVARPRKNYLDVAKSFFADAEYQWMMEQADTLKAFWQLWTLKESALKLYAKGVWQIKSVKVDIEKQLISAPFGQHFYYQYQQVASVHLAVNHNKPITEFILQS from the coding sequence ATGTTAATTGTCCAACTTGCCCATTTAGACACGGTGGAAGTCAACTATTCACTATTATCAAAACAGATCATTCACGATGCTGAATTATTCAATGGCAGACGTAAAAAACAGTTTTTAGTCTGTCGTTCAATCTTAGCTAGCTTGCTTAATCAGTATTGTCAAATTGCTATTTTGCCAACTATGGTTATAGGTGATAATAATCGACCTTGTTTTTTAGAACGCAATCTCCCTGATTTTAATATCAGTCATAGCCAAGATTGGGTAGCGGTTGCAATATCGTTAGATGGTAGAGTTGGACTTGATATAGAAGTCGCTCGTCCCCGTAAAAATTACTTGGATGTAGCAAAAAGTTTCTTTGCAGATGCTGAGTATCAGTGGATGATGGAACAAGCGGATACCTTAAAGGCCTTTTGGCAACTTTGGACTTTAAAAGAATCAGCACTTAAATTATATGCTAAAGGCGTCTGGCAAATAAAATCAGTAAAAGTAGATATTGAAAAACAGTTGATTAGTGCACCATTTGGACAACATTTTTATTATCAATATCAGCAAGTTGCATCGGTTCACCTTGCAGTTAATCATAATAAACCTATTACTGAATTTATCCTACAATCTTAA
- a CDS encoding tyrosine-protein phosphatase, protein MTSVVQIKNGINFRDLGGIKTSDGRQIRSGMLYRSGEFSRLNDGEKNFLSDELNLHYVLDYRDQHEIDRNPDNLWNNSQYINVPANPLSDEITASLTSDDIFVMKKYSPFDFMVKLYQLLPFNNPAYKKLISLLLNANGKPLVQHCAVGKDRTGVGVALTLFALGVSEEVVMQDYLLTERYLNDYREAILSQNKSKLSPEEFEKQKTIFAAKEEFLTAAIDEIKKRYNTIDNWLIKEYQLDDKNRKILQDIYLI, encoded by the coding sequence ATGACATCAGTTGTACAAATCAAAAATGGAATTAATTTTCGTGACTTAGGTGGCATTAAAACCAGTGATGGTCGTCAAATTCGCTCAGGGATGTTGTATCGTTCAGGTGAATTTTCACGTCTTAATGATGGTGAAAAAAACTTTTTATCTGATGAGCTTAATTTGCATTATGTTTTAGATTATCGAGATCAACATGAAATTGATCGTAATCCCGATAACCTTTGGAATAATAGTCAATATATTAATGTACCAGCAAACCCATTAAGTGATGAAATTACAGCAAGCCTAACTAGTGATGATATTTTCGTTATGAAAAAATACTCACCTTTTGATTTTATGGTTAAACTTTATCAATTATTACCATTTAATAATCCAGCATATAAAAAGCTAATATCGTTGCTGCTCAATGCCAACGGTAAACCATTAGTGCAACACTGCGCAGTAGGTAAAGATAGAACAGGTGTTGGTGTCGCCTTAACTCTATTTGCACTGGGGGTGAGTGAAGAAGTTGTTATGCAAGATTACTTACTTACAGAACGCTATTTAAATGATTATCGTGAAGCCATACTTAGTCAGAATAAAAGTAAATTATCACCAGAAGAATTTGAAAAACAAAAAACTATTTTTGCAGCTAAAGAAGAGTTTTTAACTGCTGCTATTGATGAAATCAAAAAACGCTATAACACAATTGACAATTGGCTAATTAAAGAATATCAATTAGATGATAAAAATAGGAAAATTCTTCAAGATATTTACCTAATTTAA
- the pepB gene encoding aminopeptidase PepB, translated as MSTLSILLSEKPAPSKWGKDALLSFSEDAVTIHYQPEHRHGAIQRAARKLDNQGIKSVKLSGDNWDLESCWHFWIGYRNAKNNNKVSWAKLNKKDKQELKNRLAIIDWCRDIVNQQAETLSPLELATQSAKLISNYSSDISYNIISGEVLKEQDYMGIYTVGKGSDRPAALLELDYNPTQNPKAPIIACLVGKGITFDSGGYSLKPSSFMESMRSDMGGAALVTGALALAIARGVNHRIKLYLCCADNLVSGNAFKLGDIIRYRNGKTVEVDNTDAEGRLVLADGLINADNDNPHYIIDCATLTGAAKIAVGNDYQSLLSFDDKFANQLLASSQAEHEAFWRLPLADFHRSQFPSSFADMANSGLPNTAGASTAAAFLSHFIKNYKQNWLHIDCSATFRKSATALWATGATGIGIRTLANLLNVLK; from the coding sequence ATGTCGACTTTATCTATATTACTTTCGGAAAAACCTGCTCCATCAAAGTGGGGTAAAGATGCATTACTCAGTTTTTCAGAAGATGCTGTTACCATTCATTATCAACCCGAGCATCGACATGGTGCCATTCAGCGAGCTGCCCGAAAATTAGATAATCAAGGTATTAAATCAGTTAAACTTAGTGGTGACAATTGGGATTTAGAGTCATGTTGGCATTTTTGGATTGGTTATCGTAATGCAAAAAACAATAATAAAGTCAGTTGGGCAAAATTAAATAAGAAAGATAAGCAAGAACTAAAAAATCGCTTAGCCATCATTGATTGGTGTCGAGACATTGTTAATCAACAAGCAGAAACATTAAGTCCTTTAGAATTAGCAACACAAAGCGCAAAATTAATTAGCAATTATTCCTCTGATATTTCCTATAACATTATTTCAGGAGAAGTACTAAAAGAACAAGATTATATGGGTATCTACACAGTTGGTAAAGGTTCTGACAGACCAGCTGCCTTACTCGAGCTTGATTATAATCCGACTCAAAATCCAAAAGCACCAATTATTGCTTGCCTAGTCGGGAAAGGGATTACTTTCGATTCTGGAGGTTATAGTTTAAAACCAAGCAGTTTTATGGAATCAATGCGATCGGATATGGGTGGCGCAGCATTGGTGACTGGCGCTTTGGCTCTTGCTATTGCTCGTGGAGTCAATCATCGTATCAAACTTTATTTATGCTGTGCTGATAATTTGGTAAGTGGTAATGCATTCAAACTAGGTGATATTATTCGTTACCGTAATGGTAAAACAGTTGAAGTTGATAATACTGACGCCGAGGGTCGCTTGGTTTTAGCTGATGGATTAATTAATGCAGATAATGATAATCCTCATTATATCATTGATTGCGCAACGCTTACTGGTGCAGCAAAAATTGCTGTAGGTAACGATTATCAATCATTACTCTCATTTGATGACAAATTTGCTAATCAGTTATTAGCAAGTAGCCAAGCTGAACATGAGGCATTTTGGCGATTACCATTAGCTGATTTTCACCGTTCTCAATTTCCATCCTCGTTTGCTGATATGGCAAATTCTGGATTACCGAATACCGCTGGTGCAAGCACTGCCGCCGCATTTCTGTCCCATTTTATAAAAAATTATAAACAAAATTGGCTACACATTGACTGTTCAGCTACATTCCGCAAAAGCGCAACCGCTTTATGGGCAACTGGAGCAACAGGCATTGGGATAAGAACGCTTGCTAATTTGTTAAATGTATTAAAATAA
- a CDS encoding tetratricopeptide repeat protein has protein sequence MKIKKLLLVMPILFSFAAYAGDCTTEFENKNYEKALIECTQEAEKGSSEAQYLLGHLYFQDEALYQKAIYWFTKSAEQGYVDAQYALGELYHKSDNELQDYQKALFWYEKAVEQNHPPSQHNLAIMYEYGDGVEQNIQKALTLYIKSAEQGYIDAQYALGVMYDQGDGIEQDKQKAIFWYEKAAEQDDFNSQFNLALMYDEGDGVEQNKQKAAFWYTKLAERNVVPEAQYRLGIMYDKGDGVEQNKLLANKYFKQSCERGFEKACNKLKNN, from the coding sequence ATGAAAATAAAAAAATTACTATTAGTTATGCCTATCTTATTTTCTTTTGCTGCTTATGCGGGGGATTGTACAACAGAATTTGAAAATAAAAATTATGAAAAGGCACTTATTGAATGTACACAAGAAGCAGAAAAAGGTAGTTCAGAAGCGCAGTATCTTTTAGGCCACTTATATTTTCAAGATGAGGCACTATACCAAAAGGCTATTTATTGGTTTACAAAATCAGCCGAACAAGGTTATGTAGATGCACAATATGCTCTAGGCGAATTGTATCATAAAAGTGATAATGAATTACAAGATTACCAAAAAGCGTTATTTTGGTATGAGAAAGCTGTAGAACAAAATCACCCTCCATCACAACATAATTTAGCTATTATGTATGAATATGGTGATGGCGTTGAACAAAATATACAAAAAGCTTTAACTTTGTATATAAAATCAGCTGAACAAGGTTATATAGATGCACAATACGCGTTAGGAGTTATGTATGATCAAGGTGATGGAATAGAACAAGATAAACAAAAAGCGATATTTTGGTATGAAAAAGCTGCAGAACAAGATGACTTCAACTCACAATTTAATTTAGCTCTTATGTATGATGAAGGTGATGGCGTTGAACAAAATAAACAAAAAGCAGCATTTTGGTATACTAAATTAGCGGAGCGGAATGTCGTCCCTGAAGCACAATACAGGTTAGGAATTATGTATGATAAAGGTGATGGGGTTGAGCAAAACAAATTATTAGCTAATAAGTATTTTAAACAGTCCTGTGAGCGGGGTTTTGAAAAAGCTTGTAATAAATTAAAAAATAATTAA
- a CDS encoding peptidylprolyl isomerase — MSKIIAIIDFRNYQSPENYSYAVFGKVIKGMDIVDKIVNVATHRVGPHQNVPVEPVYIKKATVIEEK, encoded by the coding sequence ATATCAAAAATAATCGCCATTATTGATTTTCGTAATTACCAATCACCTGAAAATTATAGTTATGCCGTTTTTGGTAAAGTGATTAAAGGAATGGATATTGTTGATAAGATTGTAAATGTAGCAACTCACCGTGTAGGACCTCATCAAAATGTACCTGTTGAGCCGGTTTATATTAAAAAAGCAACTGTTATTGAAGAAAAATAA
- a CDS encoding SEL1-like repeat protein, translating to MKKFLSFGLLSLCSFSIYASQCNIDFEKKNYEKAFEKCTQKAEQGDANAQTVLGFMYEKGEGVKQDKQKAIYWYTKSAEQGFSSAQFNLAVMYYQDDDIKQDKRKAVYWYTKAATQNHSKAQYNLAFMYEKGEGVKQDKQKAIYWYTKSAEQGFSSAQLNLAVMYYKGDGIDQDKVKAAYWYTKAAEQGLSISQFNLGQMYYEGDGIKQDKQKAVYWYTKAAEQGLSNAQNNLAIMYDQGNGIKQNKQKAVYWFTKAVEQGLSNAQNNLAKMYNEGDGIEQDKLKAVYLYTKAAEQGFSSAQFNLALMYYEGDGIKQDKQRAVYWFTKAAEQNDSKAQYNLAFMYEKGEGVKQDKQKAIYWYTKAAEQGFASAQFNLGLMYGKDESIKQDKQKAAFWFTKAAEQDVSSAQYNLGIMYYEGDGVEQNKSLANNYLNQSCDLGFEKACDKLKNN from the coding sequence ATGAAAAAATTTTTATCTTTTGGGTTATTATCCCTTTGTTCTTTTTCAATATATGCAAGTCAATGCAATATTGATTTTGAAAAAAAGAATTATGAGAAAGCATTTGAAAAATGCACACAAAAAGCAGAACAAGGAGATGCAAATGCTCAGACTGTTTTAGGTTTTATGTATGAAAAAGGTGAGGGTGTAAAGCAAGATAAACAAAAGGCTATTTATTGGTATACAAAATCAGCGGAACAAGGTTTCTCGAGTGCACAATTTAATTTAGCAGTTATGTATTATCAAGATGATGATATAAAGCAAGATAAACGAAAGGCTGTTTATTGGTATACAAAAGCAGCAACACAAAATCATTCAAAAGCACAATATAATTTAGCTTTTATGTATGAAAAAGGTGAGGGTGTAAAGCAAGATAAACAAAAGGCTATTTATTGGTATACAAAATCAGCGGAACAAGGTTTTTCGAGTGCGCAACTTAACTTAGCAGTTATGTATTATAAAGGTGATGGTATAGATCAAGATAAAGTTAAAGCTGCATATTGGTATACAAAAGCTGCAGAGCAAGGTTTATCCATCTCACAATTTAATTTAGGGCAAATGTATTATGAAGGTGATGGAATAAAGCAAGATAAACAAAAAGCTGTTTATTGGTATACAAAAGCAGCAGAACAAGGTTTATCCAATGCCCAAAATAATTTAGCAATTATGTATGATCAAGGTAATGGCATAAAGCAAAATAAACAAAAGGCTGTTTATTGGTTTACTAAAGCAGTAGAACAAGGTTTATCCAATGCTCAAAATAATTTAGCAAAAATGTATAATGAAGGCGACGGTATAGAGCAAGATAAACTTAAAGCAGTATATTTGTATACAAAAGCGGCAGAACAAGGTTTCTCAAGTGCACAATTTAACTTAGCGCTTATGTATTATGAAGGTGATGGAATAAAGCAAGATAAACAAAGAGCTGTTTATTGGTTTACTAAAGCAGCAGAACAAAATGATTCAAAAGCGCAATATAATTTAGCTTTTATGTATGAAAAAGGTGAAGGTGTAAAGCAAGATAAACAAAAGGCTATTTATTGGTATACAAAAGCAGCGGAACAAGGTTTCGCGAGTGCACAATTTAACTTAGGGCTTATGTATGGTAAAGATGAGAGTATAAAACAAGACAAACAAAAAGCTGCATTTTGGTTTACTAAAGCAGCCGAACAAGATGTATCATCAGCACAATACAATTTAGGAATTATGTATTATGAAGGTGATGGGGTTGAACAGAATAAATCTTTAGCTAACAATTATTTAAATCAGTCTTGTGATCTGGGATTTGAAAAAGCTTGTGATAAATTAAAAAATAATTAA